In the genome of candidate division WOR-3 bacterium, one region contains:
- a CDS encoding M42 family metallopeptidase, translating to MSHLESLKELSEAFGISGYEDDVVAILKSKFERHARILRDRIGSIIAEKKGTSESPKIMFAAHMDEIGFIVKEVTKEGFIKFLPIGGWWDGSLPGMRVHIKNKKGELIPGVIGLKPIHELSPEERKKLPDIEQMYIDVGATKEFQVSEKLGIKPGDPIAPVGAFETMANTDLLLAKAWDDRVGCALLVDALEQLVAIDHPNTVYLVGTVQEEVGLRGARTSASLIQPDVAFALDVSICRDTPGNGAEVSEKLGAGVAILIYDRTMIPHKNLRDFVIELAETNNIPYHLTSIKGGYDTGAIHLTNFGVPSLALGIPTRYVHTASSIISYEDYVRLLNLIILIIKNLNREVLEQILK from the coding sequence ATGAGTCATTTAGAAAGTTTAAAGGAGCTGTCCGAAGCGTTTGGTATCTCGGGCTACGAAGACGATGTCGTCGCAATATTAAAAAGCAAATTTGAAAGGCATGCCCGCATTTTGCGCGACCGTATCGGTAGCATCATTGCCGAGAAAAAAGGAACAAGCGAAAGTCCCAAGATTATGTTTGCTGCCCATATGGATGAGATTGGTTTTATTGTTAAAGAAGTAACCAAAGAAGGTTTCATCAAATTTCTACCCATTGGCGGCTGGTGGGATGGGAGTTTACCGGGTATGCGGGTACACATAAAAAACAAAAAGGGTGAATTGATCCCCGGGGTCATCGGTTTAAAACCTATTCACGAATTATCCCCAGAAGAACGTAAAAAATTACCCGATATCGAGCAGATGTATATTGATGTGGGAGCAACGAAGGAATTCCAGGTTTCGGAAAAACTCGGCATAAAGCCCGGGGATCCGATAGCACCCGTGGGTGCATTCGAGACGATGGCGAATACCGATCTCCTTCTTGCGAAAGCCTGGGATGACCGGGTCGGTTGTGCACTCCTTGTCGATGCCCTTGAACAACTGGTGGCGATTGACCACCCCAACACGGTTTATCTCGTGGGGACGGTTCAGGAAGAAGTAGGATTGAGGGGTGCCCGGACTTCGGCCTCTTTAATTCAACCGGATGTTGCCTTTGCCTTAGATGTAAGCATCTGTCGGGATACCCCCGGGAATGGTGCTGAGGTGAGCGAAAAACTTGGTGCAGGGGTTGCAATCCTGATCTATGACCGCACGATGATACCCCATAAAAATTTAAGAGACTTCGTTATTGAACTCGCTGAGACAAATAATATTCCTTACCATCTCACTTCCATCAAAGGAGGATATGATACCGGCGCGATCCATTTAACCAATTTTGGTGTTCCCAGTTTAGCCTTAGGAATACCGACAAGATATGTCCATACCGCATCGAGTATCATATCTTATGAAGATTATGTGCGGTTACTAAATTTAATCATCCTCATCATCAAAAATTTAAACCGCGAGGTGTTGGAACAGATTTTAAAATAG
- a CDS encoding DUF721 domain-containing protein, protein MDKILPRVLRTLDLEERLKEIEILKQWPAIVGEKIARHARAININQANLYVAVDNPLWQVELFLLKNNIIKKFNELGAHLKDVKFILKKEDAT, encoded by the coding sequence ATGGATAAAATTCTACCCCGGGTTTTGAGAACGCTCGATTTAGAGGAACGGCTTAAAGAGATAGAAATCTTGAAACAGTGGCCCGCTATAGTAGGTGAAAAGATTGCGCGTCATGCCCGGGCTATAAATATCAACCAGGCAAATCTCTATGTGGCAGTAGATAACCCTCTATGGCAGGTAGAATTATTTCTTTTAAAGAATAACATCATCAAGAAATTTAACGAGTTAGGTGCGCATTTAAAAGATGTTAAATTTATCCTTAAAAAGGAGGATGCCACTTAA
- the argH gene encoding argininosuccinate lyase, which translates to MPKNKKNPVWQKRVKRRVCRQVLLFTDSTMDDQNLVEYDIACSLAHAVMLRKQRIISASEFLKIKTGLNKILSDFKRGKFRLATELEDAHMNVEFQLRKEIGLIAEKLHTARSRNDLIATELRMYCRDAVKKILKGIVGLQKEILNQAVKYQDVIIPGYTHLQQAQPMLVSFYLASYFYKFQRDFEQLALLNKWINVSPLGSCAFAGTSIPIDRRFLAKRLGFNKICENALDGVSDRDFMIDVLYYITRLMLHISMLATDLIIFSTNEFKIVEFDDAVVTGSSIMPQKKNQDVCELLRAKSAKAIGNLTGGLVIIKGITSSYNRDLQELKPILFNQIKECLDCLNILRVVLLNTKFKSNRDWLKTPNFICATDLVEFFVKNGYRFRDIYNLIAECIRETNGEVQNFIRLLSHKTKFSPEIIADKMRPEFSVRAKISEGSTGLKNVTQSISEIKRYIAKNLQWVRYNV; encoded by the coding sequence GTGCCTAAGAACAAAAAAAATCCCGTCTGGCAGAAAAGGGTCAAAAGGAGAGTATGCCGACAGGTTCTGCTATTTACTGATTCAACTATGGATGACCAAAATCTTGTTGAATATGATATAGCCTGTTCTTTGGCCCATGCCGTAATGTTGCGGAAGCAGCGGATTATCTCAGCATCTGAATTCTTAAAGATTAAGACCGGACTCAATAAAATATTGAGTGACTTTAAAAGAGGGAAATTTAGATTAGCAACGGAACTTGAAGATGCCCATATGAATGTGGAGTTCCAGTTGAGGAAAGAAATCGGTTTGATTGCGGAAAAACTACATACCGCGCGGAGCAGAAATGATTTGATTGCGACTGAATTGCGGATGTATTGTCGGGATGCGGTTAAAAAGATATTAAAAGGCATTGTTGGTTTGCAAAAGGAAATCTTAAATCAGGCAGTGAAATACCAGGATGTAATCATTCCTGGTTACACCCATCTCCAGCAGGCGCAGCCCATGCTCGTTTCTTTCTACCTTGCCAGTTACTTCTATAAATTCCAGCGTGATTTTGAACAATTGGCGCTGCTCAATAAATGGATAAATGTTTCACCATTGGGTAGTTGTGCATTTGCCGGGACATCAATTCCAATTGATAGAAGGTTCCTTGCAAAGAGACTCGGCTTCAATAAAATTTGTGAGAATGCCCTTGATGGCGTGTCAGACCGGGATTTTATGATAGATGTTTTATACTACATTACGCGGCTGATGCTCCATATCTCCATGCTGGCTACTGATTTGATAATCTTCAGCACTAATGAATTTAAGATTGTGGAATTTGATGATGCGGTTGTCACCGGTTCAAGCATTATGCCTCAAAAAAAGAACCAGGATGTATGTGAATTATTGCGGGCAAAGTCCGCAAAGGCAATCGGAAATTTGACAGGTGGGCTGGTGATTATAAAAGGGATAACATCATCTTATAACCGTGATTTACAGGAATTGAAGCCGATACTCTTTAATCAAATTAAAGAATGCCTTGACTGTCTGAATATTCTAAGGGTGGTCTTGCTTAATACAAAATTCAAATCCAATAGAGACTGGCTGAAAACTCCAAATTTCATTTGTGCCACGGATCTCGTTGAATTCTTTGTAAAAAATGGCTACCGATTCCGCGACATATATAATCTCATTGCTGAATGTATAAGGGAAACTAATGGTGAGGTCCAGAATTTTATACGCCTATTAAGTCATAAGACAAAATTTTCACCTGAGATAATTGCTGATAAGATGAGACCTGAATTCTCGGTACGGGCAAAGATTTCTGAGGGTAGTACTGGTTTAAAGAATGTAACACAGTCCATTAGTGAGATAAAGAGATACATCGCCAAAAATTTACAATGGGTGAGATATAATGTCTGA
- the gyrB gene encoding DNA topoisomerase (ATP-hydrolyzing) subunit B produces the protein MEEEKKNKVEEKYDASQIQILKGLEAVRRRPAMYIGDVGIRGLHHLIFEVVDNSVDEALAGHCDHIIVKIDKDIVEVEDNGRGIPTDIHPTQKKSALEVVMTMLHAGGKFDDKVYRISGGLHGVGVSAVNALCEFLEAEVYRDGKIYFQRYHRGEPEEPVKVIGKTKKRGTKIRFKPDKEIFRKVEFNKEIVAQRLREIAFLNKGLKIDFEDVKSGTKERFYSTEGVLDLVKYLDSGRQRLHKPFYVHEVQNGIEIEIAMEYNDSYLENIFTFANTINTHEGGTHLIGFKSALTRTLNEYARKHNQLKDDLVFTGEDTREGLTAVISIKIKEPQFEGQTKTKLGNPEAKGAVESLMNEKFYAFLEENPRIANVIINKVLTAAKSREAARKARELTRRKSLIDSEFLPGKLADCSSENPNESEIFVVEGDSAGGSAKQGRDRRFQAILPLRGKILNVEKSGLNKILSNEEIRTLISALGCGIGEEDFDISKLRYKKIVIMTDADVDGAHIRTLLLTFFFRFMKELIDAGVIYIAQPPLYRVRYDKKEEYLYSDEELQKFLKKHSGEKYEIQRYKGLGEMNPEQLWKTTMDPERRILKRVTMEDAAEADRLFSILMGDEVEPRRKFIEENAKFVENLDI, from the coding sequence ATGGAAGAAGAAAAGAAAAATAAAGTTGAAGAAAAATATGATGCCTCGCAAATTCAAATTTTAAAAGGTTTGGAAGCTGTCCGGCGCCGTCCGGCAATGTATATCGGCGATGTGGGAATCCGGGGTTTACATCATCTCATCTTTGAGGTCGTTGACAATAGTGTGGATGAGGCACTCGCCGGTCATTGCGATCATATCATTGTGAAGATCGATAAAGATATCGTGGAGGTTGAGGACAATGGTCGGGGGATTCCTACCGACATCCACCCTACCCAGAAAAAGTCCGCCCTTGAAGTGGTGATGACCATGCTCCATGCGGGTGGAAAATTTGATGATAAAGTCTATCGCATCAGCGGTGGACTCCACGGGGTTGGGGTCTCGGCGGTGAATGCCCTCTGCGAATTTCTGGAAGCAGAGGTCTATCGGGACGGCAAGATTTATTTCCAGCGCTATCACCGGGGTGAACCCGAAGAGCCGGTAAAGGTCATTGGCAAGACCAAAAAGCGCGGAACCAAGATACGCTTCAAACCCGATAAAGAAATCTTTCGGAAAGTGGAATTTAACAAAGAAATTGTCGCCCAGCGGCTAAGAGAAATTGCCTTTTTGAATAAAGGACTCAAGATTGACTTTGAAGATGTGAAATCCGGCACCAAAGAAAGATTTTACTCTACCGAAGGGGTTCTGGATCTTGTCAAATACCTTGATTCAGGAAGGCAGCGCTTGCATAAACCTTTCTATGTCCATGAGGTACAAAACGGTATTGAAATTGAAATTGCGATGGAATACAACGATTCTTATCTGGAGAATATCTTCACCTTTGCTAATACAATAAACACCCACGAAGGGGGAACACACCTCATCGGGTTTAAATCGGCATTAACCAGGACTTTGAACGAATACGCCCGCAAACACAATCAATTAAAGGATGACCTCGTATTCACCGGTGAGGATACCCGCGAGGGTTTGACCGCGGTGATATCAATAAAAATAAAAGAACCACAGTTTGAAGGTCAGACCAAAACCAAATTAGGTAATCCTGAAGCGAAAGGCGCAGTCGAATCCTTGATGAACGAAAAATTCTATGCCTTTCTTGAAGAAAATCCTCGAATTGCCAATGTGATCATAAATAAAGTGCTCACGGCAGCAAAATCCAGAGAAGCCGCGCGCAAAGCACGGGAATTGACGCGGCGCAAATCCCTTATAGATAGTGAATTTCTTCCGGGTAAGCTCGCAGATTGTTCTTCAGAAAATCCAAACGAAAGTGAAATATTTGTAGTTGAAGGTGATTCAGCCGGAGGTAGTGCAAAACAGGGTCGGGACCGTCGGTTCCAGGCGATATTACCATTGCGCGGCAAAATCCTCAATGTGGAAAAGAGTGGTTTAAATAAGATCTTGAGCAATGAAGAAATCCGAACTTTAATCTCTGCCCTCGGTTGCGGTATCGGGGAGGAAGATTTTGATATCTCTAAATTACGCTATAAAAAGATTGTGATCATGACCGATGCCGATGTCGATGGTGCCCATATCCGGACCCTGCTTTTGACCTTCTTCTTCCGGTTTATGAAAGAGTTGATTGATGCGGGTGTGATTTATATTGCGCAGCCACCCCTCTATCGAGTGCGCTACGATAAAAAAGAGGAATATTTATACTCTGACGAAGAATTACAGAAATTCTTGAAAAAACATTCCGGAGAAAAATATGAAATTCAGCGCTACAAGGGTCTGGGTGAAATGAATCCTGAGCAACTCTGGAAAACGACTATGGATCCAGAGCGGAGGATATTAAAAAGGGTAACGATGGAAGACGCTGCCGAAGCCGATCGATTATTTTCCATCCTCATGGGGGATGAAGTAGAGCCGCGGAGAAAATTTATTGAAGAAAATGCCAAATTTGTGGAAAATCTGGATATTTAG
- a CDS encoding argininosuccinate synthase, which translates to MKKVLLAYSGGLDTTVAIKMIEENYQTQVATLTVDVGQNEDIQEIRDKALMIGAVQAFIYDAKEEFVRDYIIPALKANALYEGAYPLATALARPLIVKHLVKIAERIGADYIAHGCTGKGNDQVRFECGIAALNPDLKIIAPMREFNLKRDYEIEYAKKHNIPVEEKKSVYSIDENLWGRSIECGPIEDETREPPDEAFLWTKSPQEAPDEPEYIEIEFKQGVPVSLNGVAMSLLNLIIQLNEIGGKHGIGRIDHIESRLVGIKSREVYEAPAAVILIKAHQDLEKLVLTRDVLHFKPMLENLFSELVYNGLWFSPLRQAISAFIEETQKNVSGTVRMKLYKGSATVVGRSSEKGLYLKNLATYEGIDEFDQTHSKGFIEIWSLPLKVYSKVSAEQKVFSESGKPVVQVPTI; encoded by the coding sequence ATGAAAAAGGTCTTACTCGCCTATTCAGGCGGTCTTGATACGACGGTGGCAATCAAGATGATAGAAGAGAACTATCAGACACAGGTTGCCACCCTGACTGTTGATGTGGGTCAGAATGAGGACATACAGGAGATAAGGGACAAAGCCTTAATGATTGGTGCGGTTCAGGCATTCATCTATGATGCCAAAGAAGAATTTGTCCGGGATTATATCATTCCGGCACTAAAGGCAAATGCCTTGTATGAAGGAGCCTATCCGCTTGCCACTGCACTTGCCCGACCATTGATTGTTAAACATCTTGTAAAGATTGCTGAAAGGATTGGTGCTGATTACATCGCCCATGGTTGCACTGGCAAAGGGAATGACCAGGTACGTTTTGAATGTGGGATTGCCGCATTGAATCCAGATTTGAAAATAATTGCGCCGATGCGGGAATTCAATCTCAAGCGCGATTATGAGATAGAGTATGCAAAGAAGCATAATATTCCGGTTGAAGAGAAGAAATCGGTTTATTCAATAGATGAGAATCTCTGGGGGAGGAGTATTGAATGCGGACCCATCGAGGATGAGACCCGGGAACCACCCGACGAGGCATTTTTGTGGACAAAATCTCCGCAGGAGGCACCAGATGAGCCTGAATATATTGAGATAGAATTTAAACAAGGAGTGCCAGTTTCTTTAAATGGTGTCGCGATGAGCCTTCTTAATCTGATAATACAATTAAATGAAATTGGTGGAAAACATGGTATCGGCAGGATTGACCATATTGAATCGCGACTCGTTGGGATAAAATCCCGTGAGGTCTATGAGGCACCCGCTGCAGTCATTCTCATCAAGGCGCACCAGGATTTGGAAAAACTGGTTCTGACCAGGGATGTCTTACATTTCAAGCCAATGCTTGAGAATTTGTTTTCGGAGCTGGTTTACAATGGTCTCTGGTTCAGTCCGTTGCGCCAGGCAATCTCGGCATTTATTGAAGAAACCCAGAAAAATGTCTCTGGGACAGTCAGGATGAAATTGTATAAAGGTTCGGCAACGGTTGTGGGTCGTTCATCAGAAAAGGGGCTTTATTTAAAGAATCTCGCGACCTATGAAGGGATTGATGAATTTGATCAGACACATTCCAAGGGATTTATTGAGATATGGTCATTGCCGCTTAAAGTTTATTCAAAGGTCTCGGCAGAACAAAAAGTGTTTTCAGAATCAGGAAAACCAGTTGTCCAGGTACCAACAATATAG
- the recF gene encoding DNA replication and repair protein RecF (All proteins in this family for which functions are known are DNA-binding proteins that assist the filamentation of RecA onto DNA for the initiation of recombination or recombinational repair.), translating into MILQELEYEGFRNLMDAKLSFCAGLNIITGDNGAGKTNLLEAIFFSAYGTSFRTHDDRNMVKFNAPFMRVTGFAPTTMATIFYNGTKKLAINGNEKQRLSEYIGWLPCVVMSVNDIWIIRGAPVKRRNFLDWLLIKIHPVYGANLSEYRKILRQRNALLRQNPSRDLLEIYNHQFVHWANLIYEERLSILPYLQEKIKTIGRMLGLDEISFEYFSSAPDLKITLDDLKKNESKDLERSETTIGPHRDDFIIKINGRSAQKYASQGECRLLAILLRLIECEIIKQKTNQEPVYLLDEVTGELDHAHRKKIFELIRGQIFFATVQDLDDLPFVERKKIVLKRGAIAIS; encoded by the coding sequence ATGATACTACAGGAGTTAGAATATGAAGGATTTCGCAATCTGATGGATGCGAAATTGTCTTTCTGTGCCGGATTGAACATCATCACCGGGGACAATGGTGCCGGCAAAACCAATCTTCTTGAGGCGATTTTCTTTTCCGCTTATGGAACTTCATTCCGCACCCATGACGACCGGAATATGGTTAAATTTAATGCGCCTTTTATGCGGGTAACGGGATTTGCGCCAACCACGATGGCAACTATTTTTTATAACGGCACCAAGAAATTGGCAATAAACGGTAACGAAAAACAAAGGCTGAGCGAATACATCGGCTGGCTTCCCTGTGTGGTCATGTCGGTCAACGATATCTGGATAATCCGGGGTGCCCCAGTGAAAAGAAGAAATTTTTTGGACTGGCTTTTAATCAAAATCCATCCAGTTTATGGAGCTAATCTCAGTGAATACCGGAAAATCCTGCGCCAGCGGAATGCCTTGCTCCGGCAAAATCCTTCCCGGGATTTATTGGAAATCTACAATCACCAATTCGTCCATTGGGCAAATCTAATCTATGAGGAACGACTTAGCATCCTCCCTTATCTCCAGGAAAAAATTAAAACCATAGGCAGGATGCTCGGGCTTGATGAGATTTCATTTGAATATTTCAGTTCCGCACCGGATTTGAAAATAACCCTTGATGACCTGAAAAAGAATGAAAGTAAAGACCTGGAAAGAAGTGAAACCACCATTGGTCCCCATCGCGATGATTTCATAATTAAAATAAATGGTCGTTCGGCACAAAAATATGCCTCCCAGGGTGAATGCCGGTTACTGGCAATCCTATTGAGACTGATTGAGTGTGAAATAATAAAACAAAAGACAAATCAAGAACCAGTATATCTCCTTGATGAAGTAACTGGTGAACTTGACCACGCGCACCGGAAAAAAATCTTTGAATTGATAAGAGGCCAAATCTTCTTCGCCACCGTTCAGGATCTTGACGATCTACCATTTGTTGAAAGAAAAAAAATTGTGCTAAAGCGAGGGGCAATTGCGATATCCTGA
- a CDS encoding C25 family peptidase propeptide domain-containing protein, translating to MKVLKILLLSSAPVILVWGGYTFDYSPGEFSFYKENGFDRISAPKFSLCCKPGTPELPAVYLNYIIPPNAKADSIIVSQFQLVQIPSEYYIYPTQSPRAIGESVPWVPPDTLIYNSDSLFPGKFISIIGSGIMDGARIITVEVKPLQYRPKTKRLFLARQISFEFSFGPNALPELRPQVRGRYEQLVYDQALAKVVVNDYEISAYYMRPTLVDESALMTSNFAP from the coding sequence ATGAAAGTCTTAAAAATACTGTTACTAAGCAGTGCACCGGTCATTCTTGTATGGGGGGGGTATACGTTTGATTACTCTCCTGGTGAATTTTCTTTTTATAAAGAGAATGGGTTTGACCGGATAAGTGCACCTAAGTTCAGCCTTTGCTGTAAACCCGGGACACCTGAGTTACCCGCAGTCTATCTTAATTACATCATTCCACCCAATGCAAAGGCTGATTCTATAATTGTTTCCCAGTTCCAACTCGTTCAGATCCCTAGTGAGTACTATATTTATCCTACGCAATCGCCGCGGGCCATTGGTGAATCTGTACCCTGGGTTCCCCCTGATACTTTGATCTACAATTCTGATAGTCTCTTTCCTGGTAAATTTATTAGCATTATTGGTAGTGGAATTATGGATGGTGCGCGGATCATTACGGTGGAAGTAAAACCACTCCAATATCGTCCAAAGACAAAACGACTTTTTCTTGCAAGGCAAATCAGTTTTGAATTTTCTTTTGGTCCAAATGCGCTACCGGAATTAAGACCGCAAGTCAGGGGAAGGTATGAACAGTTGGTCTATGACCAAGCACTCGCAAAAGTTGTTGTAAATGATTACGAAATTTCTGCTTATTACATGAGACCAACATTGGTTGATGAGTCCGCATTAATGACGAGCAATTTCGCACCATGA
- the argR gene encoding arginine repressor gives MPWEKFKIKKIRQQKIRELIETKEIATQEQLVNELKKCSIPVTQATLSRDLREIGVIKVAKGLGNYIYKIAEEVNPPERELKNKFLNLVRDIKDTGNLILIKTPPGEAQGVARVIDLAEMEHILGTVAGDDTILVVVDSADNTKKVKKRFQDLLVKPKTE, from the coding sequence ATGCCTTGGGAAAAGTTCAAAATAAAAAAAATACGCCAGCAGAAGATACGGGAATTGATTGAAACAAAGGAAATTGCTACCCAAGAACAACTTGTTAATGAACTTAAAAAATGCAGTATCCCAGTTACTCAAGCAACACTTTCACGGGATTTACGCGAAATCGGAGTTATTAAGGTCGCGAAAGGGCTGGGGAACTATATTTATAAAATTGCTGAGGAAGTAAATCCCCCAGAAAGGGAATTGAAGAATAAGTTTCTAAATCTGGTCCGGGATATCAAGGATACAGGAAATTTGATTTTGATTAAAACCCCTCCAGGAGAGGCACAGGGTGTAGCACGAGTCATTGACCTTGCTGAGATGGAACACATCCTTGGTACCGTTGCCGGCGATGATACAATTTTGGTTGTTGTTGATTCAGCCGATAATACTAAAAAAGTAAAAAAGCGATTTCAAGATTTGTTGGTGAAGCCAAAGACTGAGTAA
- the proC gene encoding pyrroline-5-carboxylate reductase — MKNINVAILGGGNIGSAIAIGLVKSKKYKPEQIVITRRRIDGLSDLRKKGFNVTTDNRNAVKNAKYIFLTVRPDEIMQLLGEVKTVLQSSHHILISVVTGVPISAIEEKIGKKLPIIRAMPNTAIAVQESMTCLAFNKKAEPHINFIKELFDTLGRTKIIPEDDMIAATALCACGVAFFLRGIRAAAQGGIEIGFHPEDAIFMSAQTALGAAKLLLEFNHHPEQEVDKVTTPRGCTIAGLNQMEHEGFSSAIIQGIKTSAEKAGQLFKKS; from the coding sequence ATGAAAAATATAAATGTAGCTATTCTGGGTGGTGGAAATATTGGTTCGGCAATCGCTATTGGTCTTGTGAAGTCTAAAAAATATAAGCCAGAGCAGATTGTGATAACAAGACGTAGGATTGATGGTCTGAGTGATTTGAGAAAAAAAGGCTTTAATGTAACTACCGATAATCGAAATGCAGTTAAAAATGCTAAATATATTTTTCTCACGGTACGGCCTGATGAAATAATGCAACTGCTTGGCGAGGTTAAAACTGTTCTTCAATCCAGCCACCATATATTAATTTCGGTGGTGACCGGAGTTCCGATTAGTGCGATTGAGGAAAAAATTGGCAAGAAACTACCAATTATCAGGGCGATGCCTAATACTGCTATTGCCGTGCAAGAATCGATGACCTGCCTTGCCTTCAACAAAAAAGCCGAACCGCACATTAATTTTATAAAGGAACTTTTTGATACACTGGGTAGGACTAAAATAATTCCTGAAGATGATATGATTGCGGCGACCGCCCTGTGTGCCTGTGGTGTTGCATTCTTTTTAAGGGGGATAAGGGCAGCGGCACAGGGCGGGATTGAAATAGGTTTTCATCCTGAAGACGCAATATTTATGTCGGCACAGACCGCACTCGGTGCGGCAAAATTATTGCTTGAATTTAATCATCATCCAGAGCAGGAAGTGGATAAAGTAACAACCCCGAGGGGCTGTACAATTGCCGGATTGAATCAAATGGAGCACGAAGGATTCAGTTCTGCAATTATCCAGGGGATAAAGACCTCTGCGGAAAAGGCAGGGCAGTTGTTTAAAAAATCATAA
- a CDS encoding acetyl ornithine aminotransferase family protein, with the protein MSDEKKKSKIPDIKQRVPGKNGSKIIEMEEKYLATTTKHLPLVIKKGKGSIVEDVDGNKFIDFTTGVCVTNIGIGHPKVIKAIKNQIKDFIYFAGTDFSYEVQANLAKRLTEITPGKFPKKVFFANSGAEAVEAAIKISKWSTKRNQFIGFIGGFHGRTMGANAFMGCKVVQRERYFPMMPGVWQLPYAYCYRCAYHEEYPKCDIWCAKIIEEVYFKQLVSPEEIAGILVEPIQGEGGYIVPPDEFIQELRKIATKYGILLIDDEVQTGLGRTGKFFAIEYTGVIPDIITMAKGLASGLPIGAAIYDAKFDFKVKGAHSNTFGGNPVCCASALATLEVIEEEQLVAAANEKGKYMKKRLEELKSKYEFIGDVRGRGMFIACEFITDPFTKKPNAELADYITEYCFQKGLVLMPCGFSSIRFVPALNIPMSLLEKGFGIFESACAEAANKYAKIKSA; encoded by the coding sequence ATGTCTGATGAAAAGAAAAAATCAAAAATCCCGGACATAAAGCAAAGGGTTCCGGGAAAGAACGGAAGTAAGATTATTGAAATGGAAGAAAAATATCTTGCAACCACGACCAAACATCTTCCTCTTGTGATAAAAAAGGGGAAAGGTTCAATCGTAGAAGATGTTGATGGGAATAAATTTATCGATTTTACGACCGGCGTTTGTGTGACAAATATTGGCATTGGACATCCGAAGGTTATAAAGGCGATCAAAAATCAGATCAAAGATTTTATTTATTTTGCGGGAACCGATTTTTCGTATGAGGTGCAGGCAAATCTTGCTAAACGGTTGACCGAAATCACCCCGGGAAAATTTCCCAAAAAGGTCTTTTTCGCCAATTCCGGGGCAGAGGCGGTTGAGGCAGCAATAAAGATTAGTAAGTGGTCAACAAAACGGAACCAATTCATAGGTTTTATTGGTGGGTTCCATGGCAGGACCATGGGTGCAAATGCATTTATGGGTTGTAAGGTGGTCCAGCGTGAAAGGTATTTTCCAATGATGCCAGGGGTCTGGCAACTGCCTTATGCCTATTGCTATCGGTGTGCATACCATGAGGAGTATCCCAAATGTGATATCTGGTGTGCAAAGATAATTGAAGAGGTATATTTCAAACAACTCGTCTCTCCTGAAGAGATCGCGGGAATACTTGTTGAACCGATACAGGGTGAAGGTGGATATATCGTGCCACCGGATGAGTTTATCCAGGAATTGAGAAAGATTGCGACAAAATATGGGATTCTTTTGATTGATGATGAGGTACAGACCGGGTTGGGAAGGACCGGGAAATTCTTTGCAATAGAGTATACGGGTGTTATCCCGGATATTATCACGATGGCAAAAGGACTGGCATCAGGTCTACCAATCGGTGCAGCGATCTACGATGCAAAATTTGATTTCAAGGTAAAAGGTGCCCATTCAAATACCTTCGGCGGCAATCCAGTATGTTGCGCTTCTGCGCTTGCAACACTGGAAGTGATAGAAGAAGAACAACTGGTTGCTGCAGCAAATGAAAAAGGAAAATATATGAAAAAGCGTCTTGAGGAATTGAAGTCAAAATATGAATTCATCGGTGATGTGCGGGGGCGGGGAATGTTTATCGCCTGTGAATTTATTACCGACCCATTTACCAAGAAACCGAATGCAGAACTTGCTGACTATATAACCGAATACTGCTTCCAGAAAGGGCTTGTCCTTATGCCCTGCGGATTTTCTTCCATCCGATTTGTTCCTGCTTTAAATATTCCGATGAGCCTGCTTGAAAAAGGATTTGGTATCTTTGAATCTGCCTGCGCTGAGGCCGCAAATAAATATGCGAAAATCAAGAGTGCCTAA